CTCCCTCGTTGACACTGTAGAGCCTGCAAATGGAAAACACACAGATTATAATGCTGCTAACAATaaatgataattattattagatAGCATACAGTGGACAGTAAGAGATGAGAGCATACAGGAGGCGTGTTTCAGGGCTATTTGAAATTTAACTTACGCATCAAACATGCTGCATTCACCAGCAATAACTACTACCACTAGTActaaatacataatataataacattacaaatgtataaataaaaataaaagaataatgcTCTGACCTGGAAGTAGATAATGATGAGGAGGACAAACATGACCAGTATCACCAGTACAACCACAGGAAAACTGACTGGTGCCATCCCCTCatcatcctcttcatcatcaccgTGATGGTGTGCAATCTGTCTCTGAGCCAAAGCAGGACAATCTGAGCTGCCTGTGGACAAAGGAAAAAGATGAAGGGAAAGTAAGACTGAAAGTAAGACAGAAAGATATGTGAACTGGGAGCTCAGTGTCTGAGTGTCTGCGGGGCGTTTATGGTCAACTTGGATTTCCATATTATACCGATGTGTGGGCGACGTCTCACCTAAGACATGAATGAGTGTGCCGTTGCCAGTGAGCCGCAGGTATGGTGGTGGATAGAAGACCTCTATCTCACAGCGGTACATATCTGTGTCTGTGGCCTTCAGTCCGGAAACTGTCACCTCCACGGCGCCCTCTCTCACCTGAGCAGAGCACTGCACCTAAAACACATTCAAGTTTGATTCCAGCAGTTAATAAATGGTCTTGTTAATGAATATACTCTTTTCATGTAGAACAAGTAGGAAATGGGTTGTATAGAAATCATTCCAAACGAGGCCAAAACTACCAAAGGTTCACAAGACAGGTAAGGTAACAGGGGTTCCTCTTGTGTCCCCAACACCCACTGGTGCTCTTGGAGTTGGggttatataaatatgtatatgcCCTCCTCCATGGGTAGCATGCATCATTCATTATGTGGgttctttctttctgttaaaACCACCTGAGGAAAGCATGAGCAATCATATGCACTGGTCTAATTTTATATTGTAGTAGCCCATAGCCTATTCTTAAACATCCATTTGAGTGCCtggaattgtttttgtttttttgtgccataCCCTGCCAATTGAAGAAGGTTTTATCTCCTCTTTGTAAGAACCATTTGCTCCcaagaaatattcaaaatcGAATAAGCAGATTTACTGAGCAGCACGTTTATGTTCTCTTCTCCTGTTGGACAGGGTGAACTCTGGTGCCTCCCTCAGGCCAAATTGTTGATTTGTCAACACAAAATATCTCATAATCTGAAGGTCATATTGCCATAAATTATGCTGAACACATGCATGTTACCCAGCCTCAGTGGATCAATCACTTTGATTTTAATGATCCCATGATTGAGAGAGAATCAAGGGTCAAAGGATAGACAGTGTTCAAtgttgtacagattgtaaagccctcAAAGACAAAAGgggatttataaataaataattttttttaactttcctCCAACACCTGCCTCAGGACTAAACCTAATTTCTAGTAAGGCTTTTGTACTGTGATGTGCCAGAAACACGACAAACTATTtaagtaaagatatagaggagtaatgtctacctgagcagagaatgaagtaactctctctgtgcgtgtgtgtgtgtgtgtgtgtgtgtgtgtgtgtgtgtgtgtgtgtgtgtgtgtgtgtgtgtgtgtgtgtgtgtgtgtgtgtgtgtgtgttgtaatctgagtttcattgtgctttgttgacataactGGGTCGGCCACATGTGCCTTTAAGAAGATGTTAGTGTGTGTCCCGCTGGCTAtagctcatggccgccgctCCACACTGCGCTctagcggttacagctgataacagctgtataacactgttagctctgtcagcactgatGCCGTGGTTTGCAACGTTAGCACTGCTAttgcttattttgaaaaggcaaAAGTGCGTAGattatggtagataaaacatgatgaaaatgCAATGCatgcatttcatgttttttttttctcctgcccCTCAGAAAGCCTGTGTTCGCCACTGCTTTAAAACAATTATTCTAGTCTTATTTTGAGCCTAACGCGTCTCGGCTTGTGACCTTTAAGAATATTCCCAAATGCACCATGGAAGAAGGTGAAGTTGTGGCAGAAATCCCTCCCTAAAGAGTCTTCTTATAAATCTCTCTTCCTATCTCATCTGTTGGTTAATTGACCCCTGACCTGTGATGTGTAGAATTATGTTGAGGTCAAGACCATCAACTACAGTTCATAagagaaaatgtttcaaatcATATCCTAGTTTAAGCGATGGCTCTATTTATCATAATATTATTgtgtctgttttaatcaaataaCATTCCACAGGTTTTGTCTTTTGGGGGTTATAGCCCTCACATGTAAAAACGTGGTTTAATACCTCAACACTACTGCTGGTTTAAGCACTGAATGGTTTACAGCCAAAGTACATTTCTGATCTTATTATGAACCACAGTTTAAGGTCGTAACGAGGACCTTTAACATTATTTTGGAAAAGTTGGAATATCCATCCACCCATAGACTTACCTCTCGGTCTTTCTCCGCACCTTTCTCCACGCCggcctctctctgctctgtgaagTTGAGCATGGTCGAGCAGAGTTCCTGGGTGCCATGGAGGCCTCTTAGCAGAGACACACGCAGCTCCTCGGGGTCAGGGTAGGGGTATGTAAGGGTTTGGTCATCGGAGGGTTGGATCTGGTGGTAGGAGGGCTGGGGTTGGACGAAGCACTGGATCTGTGCCGTACCATCGGTGCTCACAACTCTAGAGGGCTGGATCACCTTCACATCTGTCAGAAAAGAGGAAGGTTGAGTGGAGACTGTTAAGACATGGACTGGTGTGAAGTTTTGACCTTATGTACTGAATCCAAATGGCAAAGGACAGACTAAGGATATAAAGGCAGATTAAGGATAGAACAAATAATAACTTAAGGGAGAACAAACATTCTGCGAAGGAGCGAGCTACTAAATGGTCACTGACTGTTAATGTTACTTGAGAAATAATTAACTTCATTACTTGTCACATAACTTTTCATTACTCAGCTCTGTCAAGGGGTGACCAACAAAATCCTGGGAACTCTCAATACTCTGCACGTCACTTCCTGTGTTTAACACAAGGAGACATTAGAAGACGTTGTGGTTTGACTGCACACAGCAGCTCTGCAGAAGTCCCGTAGTCACAGTGAAGCTGCAGGGTTCCCTGGGTCAAACGCTCTAAACAGAACCAGGTCATCCCTTCAGGCTAACCCGCTGGTATAGCTGTCATATATGCTGAAATAGCCTATAATGGTTAAAATCGGGCCCTtcggcttgagaagcggctaaGTGTTGCTCTttatcggaggtggaaaaccaaaactaacacttctgatcagacacaaatctcaccattgtgtgacttattgtctacacaaatgtaacctggtagctaatgtcatgattcagggagctttttaaagaaattaaaaaaaaaagttatttgcaAATTATTATCAGCAGACAAGGAAATATTTCATATCAATTAAccttgtattcttttcctggaaattaaataaattaccagctattgggaaacagcggaatataatcattaaataatgtttaaaataaagtaatttttttataaattttgaggtaaatattggggtaattttgcAGTAATTCCacagaaatttcaaatagtaataaacttgctaattatcaccaaaTTACCATGATATTTGctgacctgtaaaattaagtgttaccaaatcttttttttataaattaaccTATCAAGTGTCTTTAAGAAGGTCTGGCTTTCAGCTCAAACTCACAGTAGGTCAGGTCATCTTAAATGTATTGTTTGGCTGAggattaaatcaattaaatttatttttacatagcaTCAAATCAAGActgaagttatctcaagacacttttcataCTGTAGGTCTAAACCATACTCTTTAAATATTAGATCAGAAATTGTGTGACAATGGTCATCTTCTGTCACCTTCTACCAATCCATTCACTGAACATCCCAATCCTCACATCAGTAAAAGTGTGTTTGTACTCACCGCTCCATACAGGCAGGCAGAGGCTGAGGACTGTCAACACAATCCATTCCATCACACAGTGAGTCAGGAACATCCTACAGTatttcacacagttacacagaAAGACACTAAAAACAGTGATGAGCACACACCCTCACACTGAACAAATTTCAATAAAATACAGCAAATAGAGTGAAACTTGCTTTTATACAGTCGTCGTGCGTTTCCCACAGCTGTCATGGAAACTGTCAGCACAGGAAATGATGTTGGTGTTTTTGCCGGTAAAAGAGACGGCAAATTTAATCAGCTGTGGTTCTGCAGGAAAGCTGAGAAGAGCTAAATTCAGTGATTTAAGTGTCAGCgttattttaacagtctcttttttctctttttggtgGAAAGAAGCTGCGAAAAAAAGCTGAAAATTgaacattaaaaatgtattattgtacATGTACAAAGTCACaatacaggtttttttttaatttataaataaaataaaataaaaacataataaaacctGATAGCTATGTGCTTAAAATAAGGTTGAAATGCCTCAGAAATCAAATAAATCTATTCAACCTTTTTGCAGATAACTCTTGTGGAAAGTTTGGAGACTCAAATGACTTGTTCATGTGGAAACTTCTCCAGGTTTGACATTTAGAATTCATTCTTGTGAATTTCCTCTGCAAGATTTCATTTACAGTGCTATCAAAGTCTggaaaatatctatatataataagatacagtttcaTTCAAAGGGGTTTTGACTGAACAACTACAATAGTTCAATTCTTGTATTCTGCTCCCAAATTTATAAAAGAAATCCTTTTTCATATGTTAAACGTTGACAGTGATGATTGAACCAGAGTAGGCTACACCACCACTTCATTCTGAAATTGTCTGATTATTTCACCTTACAGTTATAGCAAATAtgcaatatatatttaatttcaaACAAAAGAATCACTCTTCCTGGGGAGGTAAAGGAGTCGGGAGTCTTTCCTGCTAAACCTCGGGATAGCAGGATTTGGTTTTGAGTTTTGAGTTAAACATTTCCAACTGCGTCAGTTAACACTCATTAAAGCAAATCCTGAATCAATATGACTCCCTCAACCCAGCTGGCTCTATAAATCTGGGCCTGGAGTACCCTCTGTCTCAAAGGGGGGACAAGAAATATGTAACATGGTAATTGTACATTTTATTATGATTTAAACTAAGTGGTCAGTGAGTAAGTGCAGAGTACAGAGCATGTCCACCTGGCCTAGTAAGCTGCATCACATTATCTTGACACTGCAGAGGAGTAAAACAGTAAGCTGCACCGTATTGCAAAGTAAAGCCTCTTTTTTATATGGCAATAGCTTCTATTTACCCATTCATTAATATTGtgaaaatattagggctgtcaatcgattaaaatatttttttatcagttcaaaatgttccttaaagggagatttgtcaagtatttaatactcttatcaacatgggagtaggcaaatatgctgatttatgcaaatctatgtatatatttattattgcaaatcaattaacaacacaaaacaatgacaaatattgtccagaaaccctcacaggtactgcatttagcataacaaatatgctcaaatcataatatggcaaactgcagcccaacaggcaacaacagctgtcagtgtgtcagtgtgctgacttgagtatgacttgccccaaactgcatgtgattatcataaagttggcatgtctataaaggaaagactcatgggtacccatagaacccattttcattcacatatcaggaggatcagaggtcaagggacccctttgaaaatggccatgacaggtcttcctcaccaaaatgtagcgtaagtttggagcgttatttaacctccttcaagcacaagctagtatgacatggttggtacaaatggattcgttaggtttgctagtttcatatgatgccagtatcttaactctagctttaaaactgagcccactaaaacctaaaagttgcgttaatgcgttatagaaattagtggcgttaaaacgaatatgcttcaacgcgttattatctcgttaactttgacagccctagaaaatatTTTTCTATTCACACCAGCTACTTCATTTTCTGAATGTGGATTATGTCAATACAGACATTTACACAGGAAAACCTTCAAACCTTTGTTCATTTATTGATCATAAAGCCTTAAAACGccttattattataaaataaatccTCTAATTTGTAATGTGTATtgaaatggtgtgtgtgtgtgtgtgtgtgtgtgtgtgtgtgtgtgcgtgtgtgcgcgtgtgcgcgtgtgcgcgtgtgtgcgtgtgtgtgtgtgtatgtgtgtatgatgCAATCTAATGTTTCAATGTCATCATGAGAGACAGTTTCTGTTATTTCAGCACAATGTATTCTTCTGTGGAATATTAGAATAATTGTTATGGGTTAAATCATTTTGATTATGCAATGATAAGGTGCAATCAGCGGAAAATAGCTAATTACTGTGTTTTCACACAGATAGACTATGAAAGTGCTGATGTTGTGAGATTCTGGGTCCTCCTGACGTCACAGCTGTGTTTTGCCCGGAAACTCTGTGGGGTTAAGCCCCATTCTTGCATAAGTTACAGTCAGCGGCACTACGGTCTTCAGTCACCCGGAAAAAAGTGGTTTATATTTTTGCTGCTGTCATTGTttcagtatggagtatgcagcaTTGTTTTAGCATGAAGTGCAGAAATATAAtcagaggctgcagcagcaaaagtcagtcagtctgtctgcaCTTGTGCGGAAAATTCACCACATGAAGCTGATTTCATTAGTTTAAACAAAGCATGTGCTCGTCTGATGTTAAAAGTTCCCCATTAACACGGAGTTATCATAGAGCAAAATGTATCTATAACTCTATGAACTCTGAAGTTTcgtttcctgctgctgcagttGCCCAGCCAAGACAAATAAAGTTCCATAAAGCCGTGCTGTAATACTATGAATGAGAGCAAAAGCATTTAGAGCTAACTAGCGAGGCTagaaaaaagtttattttcttgTATATGAAACTTGCATGTAGCTGCTagagctgcttttttttctttcccgaTATCGATTccaatacctgaacttgcgcGATCATCTGATACCGAGTAACAATACGATACCATCGTGATAAAAagcagtagttgccagtggcagccatgaacTGATTTCCAGTTAAACAAGTGGaattttttctgggttaataaattacgGTAATGGGGCAATATTGGCCGCATTTCTGATACTGATAtcgtatcggaacaactctagtaGCTACATGTATGCAAGTTTCATACGcaagaaaataaacttttttctAGCCTCGCTAGTTAGCTCTAAATGCTTTCGCTCTTATTCATGCACTTAAAAATTATACATAATCATCCCATACTCAAATTCACTTTACAACTTCCTGGTCAGAGTCAGGAGAATTTGGAAAAGGATCCAGAAAAGGTCGTGAAACCTGCTTTAGTCTCAGAGAAATAAGGAATTTTGCTTCCTCTGTGAGAGAGTAAAAGGACGTATGTTCCAGCCTTTTCATACTCTGTGTTTTCACTCTCCCATCgctgtagtttatctctcaCTGTCCAACTACTTTCCCACCAAAGCATTATTAAAGAAGAACCTCAATCATCTAATTTCTTCTGCGGTATCAAGAGGACAATTACTTCAAATAATTTATTTCCGTATTTACATTAATGTCTCTACAATGTGCAATAAGTAACAACAAAATAAGGCAACAGATGTAGTTGCCTGGTTGTACAGATTGACAGCATTTTTGGGGTGTATATTAAAATATGAGGTGATTTTTAGGTGATGCACTTTGTGGTTCTTCAATGATATAAACTTCACTATCCTCAAAGACACCCTCTCTCTCCCAGTACATTTCATCTGCCTCCTGCTTTTAACAGGGATGAGAAAGAGACTATTCAGGCTCTTTGtctcattttcatataaaataaataataattaaattatttgaaaggtaaattgttcatattttgtttcacttttgtttttgcttttttgttttactgttttgtatctttttttttttttttttttttactgatgcttcttgttttctgcactatcccctttgctgctgtatactgtaaatttccccactgtggaactaataaaggaatatcttatctcatcttataTTAAAATACCATCAAATCTCAAGAAAggtcaatatatatattgttccaTTGTTCTCTTTTCTG
This DNA window, taken from Sebastes fasciatus isolate fSebFas1 chromosome 14, fSebFas1.pri, whole genome shotgun sequence, encodes the following:
- the cd28 gene encoding cytotoxic T-lymphocyte protein 4, with amino-acid sequence MFLTHCVMEWIVLTVLSLCLPVWSDVKVIQPSRVVSTDGTAQIQCFVQPQPSYHQIQPSDDQTLTYPYPDPEELRVSLLRGLHGTQELCSTMLNFTEQREAGVEKGAEKDREVQCSAQVREGAVEVTVSGLKATDTDMYRCEIEVFYPPPYLRLTGNGTLIHVLGSSDCPALAQRQIAHHHGDDEEDDEGMAPVSFPVVVLVILVMFVLLIIIYFQALQCQRGRRELVRTVPGVLCKADAATFSC